GGGACGAAGGTGCAATTCCGGGGACGAAGGTGCAATTCCGGAGCTGAAGGTGCAATACTGGAGTTGAAGGTGCAATTCCGGGGATGAAGGTGCAATACTGGAGTTGAAGGTGCAATCCCGAGTTTGAAAGTGCAATACTCGCATTGATAGTGAAATTCCAAAGCGAATAGTCCAATGAACCATCCCATTCCCATCTATGCTCTCATTTGGTCAAATACACCAAAGAAGCTATAATAATAAAAGAAAATAATGTTGGCAGGTGCAATATGAATATAGAGCAATTATCTAAGAGGTTAGAAACCGTATTTGAATACATACCAAATCAATCAACGTTAGCAGATATCGGAAGTGACCACGCTTATCTGCCTTGCTATGCAGTTCTTAAAGGAAAAGTTACATATGCTATTGCTGGTGAGGTAGCTGAAGGCCCATACCAATCTGCAGTAAATCAAGTGGTTGATGCTAATTTAACTAAACAAATAGAAGTCCGTAAAGGTGACGGACTAGAAGTCATTTCCTCCGGTGAGGTCAGCTGTGTGACGATTGCGGGGATGGGAGGAACATTGATAGCCAAGATTTTAGAAGAAGGAAAATCCAAATTGACTTCAACTATGAGATTAGTTCTCCAACCAAACATAGGGAGTGTAAATGTTAGAAAGTGGCTACAAACCAATGGATGGGCTATTGTAAACGAGTCTATTTTACGGGAAGACAATCATATTTATGAAGTGATATGTGCGGATTTTCAGACTACAAATGCCTTAACAGAACAAGAATTGTTAATGGGACCTTTTCTTTTAAAGGAAAAGAACGAGGCATTTGTACAAAAGTGGAATGAGGAAAAGAAGCAATTACATCAAATTTTACAGTCTTTGGATCAAGCAAAAGAAACTCCAGAGGTTAGAGAGAAAAAGAAAAAAATAGTTCGGGATATTACGCTAATTGAGGAGGGGTTAAAGTGAGAGAGGTAAACGGTCATCAAGTTATTGAAGTCTTCGAACAGTTCTCCCCAAAAAGGTATGCCATGGAAGGGGATAAGATTGGTCTTCAGGTTGGCGATTTAAGTAGAAAGGTAACAAATGTTCTTGTTACGCTTGATGTTACTCCCGAAGTAGTGGATGAAGCGATTGAAAAAGATGCACAATTGATTATCGCTCACCACCCACCGATATTTAGACCACTTGGTAAACTTGAAAGTGGCACAATATTTGAGAAACTCATCAAGCATGATATCTCTGTATATGCCGCTCATACAAATTTGGACGTTGCAACAGGGGGAGTGAATGACCTCTTAAGTGACGCTCTAGGTCTTTCTAACACGAAAGTATTAGTTCCAACTTATGAAACCCCTCTGAAAAAGCTAGTGGTGTTTGTGCCAGTGGAAAATGCAGAAGAATTGAGAATAGCATTAGGGGATGCAGGAGCAGGCTTCATAGGGAACTACAGCCATTGCTCTTTCTCCATTAACGGTGAGGGGCGATTCGTACCTGGGGATGGAACAAACCCTCATATTGGAGAAGTGGGAAAACTAGAAACAGTCAATGAGGAAAGGGTGGAAACCATATACCCTGTTACGCTTGAAAAACAAGTGCTGAAAGCGATGTTTACAACACATCCTTATGAAGAAGTAGCTTATGATATTTATCCAGTAGATATAAAAGGAGAAACATTGGGCCTAGGAAGAATTGGCACATTAGAAGAAGCAATGACTCTTAAAGAGTTTGGAGAACATGTAAAGAAAGCTTTAGATGTCTCGATGGTTCGTGTGGTCGGAAACCTAAACGATGAAATTCGTAAAGTAGCTGTGTTAGGTGGAGATGGCAACAAATATTATAAACATGCCATAAGGCAGGGAGCAGACGTCTATGTTACCGGTGATATGTACTTTCATACAGCGCAAGATGCACTTCAAGATGGATTAAATATCGTGGACCCTGGTCATCATGTCGAGAAGGTAATGATTAAGGGAGTCGCTAAAAAGATGTCAGAATTAGTACCAAACCAATGGGGGATTCAATTTATTCCATCTTCAGTTAATACAGATCCATTCCAATTGGTATAGTTGAAAGAAAAAAGAAGCTCCTAAATTGAGCTTCTTTCTTTTTATAACTTAGCTTTCTTAACTTTAGGCAAGATTTTTTCTAAAGGTACTTTTTTCTCTTTTTCCCAAGTAGAAGTATCGTTCGGGTCAAATTGCTCTATAAATGAAATGACTTCCTTTGTAATTGGAGTTGGAGTAGAGGCACCTGCTGTTACAGCAACTGTTTTTGCATCTTTAATCCAATCAATCTCCAATTCACTAATATCGGAAATTCTGTAGGCTTTTGTTCCCGCAATTTCCTCGGAAACTTGAGCTAATCGGTTCGAGTTATTACTTTTTGGATCTCCTACGACAATCAGTACATCCGCCTCTTTGGCTTGTTCTGCCACTGCCTCTTGTCTAACTTGAGTAGCTAAGCAAATTTCTCGATGTTTTTCTGCATGGGGGTATTTCTCTATAACTCTTTCCATAATATGAGCTACATCCCACTGACTCATTGTGGTTTGGTTCGTCACAATGATTTTATCGCTCTGAAGGTTTAAGGCTTCGACATCTTCAATTGTCTCCACAAGATGCACAATGTCTGGAGCAACCCCTACAGCTCCTTCAGGTTCTGGATGACCTTTTTTTCCAATATAAACAACCTCATAACCTTCCTTTTCCTTTTCTAGAATGAGGTCGTGCGTTTTTGTCACATCTGGGCAAGTGGCATCAAGTGTAACGAGTCCTCTTTCTGCGGCTATCTTACGAACCTCAGGAGAGACTCCATGAGCTGTAAAAATAACAGTCCCTTTATCCACTTTCTCAAGAATTTCTTTTCGATTGTTACCATCAAGCGTAATAATTCCTTCTTGTTCAAATGCATCCGTTACGTGTTTATTATGGACAATCATCCCCAAAATATAAATAGGACGAGGTAATGTAGGATCTAAGCTTGCATTACGTGCGATCACCATCGCATCAACGACACCGTAGCAATAACCTCTAGGGGTAATTTTTAAGACGTTCATATAAGTCTTCCTCCTAGAACTAATATGGTTAACATACCCCTATTATATAGGAGGATACGGAATAAGACAAAAGGAACCCTCTAGATGTAAAGCTTTGGTAACGAACTTCCTTTTGGACCTGAATTTTTTTTAGATTTATTTGACCTCTTTGGCTTCTTTTTTTTCTCTTGTATAGATGGTTCACTCACTTCTAGACTTTCAAAGTCCAAACTTTCAAAGTCTATACTTTCATCTTTGGTTTCTTTGTCATCTGCCTGAGTTTCATTTGCATCTTCTTCAGTGGATGCACTCTTTAGTCCACGGTATAATTTCCACATTGCAGGTAAGTTACGTACAAGCGGTCCGTATTGTTGTACCATTGGTCCTATTTGGGAAGCTGTCTTTAATACAGACTGCGTTTGATTCAGGATGTTCATGAGCCCTCCGGGTTGTGACAGGGATGATAAACCAGCCCCACTTCTGGAAGCAGCTTCAAAGCCTGATAAAGCTCCAGAACCCTTGGAACCTCCGCCTAAAAATCTAGAAAGAAGTCCTCCTCCTGCTCCTCTACTTGCTTGTGGATTGTTCTTTCCTAGTATTTTTCCTAACAAACCGCCACCTGTACCTCTAGGCTGTCTTCCTGCCTGCATCCCAAATCCTCTCATGCCATTATTATATGGAGGAGATTGTCTCCCTCCAAAAGGGCTTGGTCCTCGTTGTGGCCGCTGCATCATAAATGGATTTTGAGGTTGGTTTAAACCTCTTCCATGACCCATCATAGGTGGAACTCTTCTTGGAGGCATATTCAACCCTCCTCTCTAAAAAATAAATTACTCTCTTTTTTACAATATGCGAGAGAATCATAATTGGTTTAGTTAGATGCACACGTTTATTGTATGAAGGTGGAGAAATAATAAGATTATAAGTATAATGTATGAATGGGATTCCAAGAAGGAGAATTTTATTATGAAAAAACATGCATTTGAACGGTTTAACCTTCATCCTACTTTTGTGGAGGTTATTGAAAAGAAAGGGTTCTATGAACCAACTGATATTCAATCAAAGGTGATACCTCTTGTTTTGAAGAAGGAAAGTATTGTAGGACAATCACAGACAGGAACAGGAAAGTCTCATGCTTACCTACTACCGGTTCTTTCTTCTATTAACGTAGAAAACCATGAGGTACAAGCTGTGATCACTGCTCCAACAAGAGAGTTAGCATTACAGCTTTTTGAACATTTTAAAGAACTGGTTGCGCCTTTACCTGAAAGTGAAAAAATTACAGGAAAATGCTTGATTGGCGGAACAGACAAACAACGTACAATTGAAAAGCTTGATAAACAACCACAAGTTATTATAGGAACGCCAGGTCGAATTCTAGACCTTGTGAAGGAGCAAGCTCTGGATATCCACAAAACAAATATGTTGGTCGTAGATGAAGCAGATATTATGTTAGATATGGGCTTTATTCATGATGTTGACCAACTTGCAGGAAGAATGCCGGAAAAACTACAAATTCTTGTCTTTTCCGCTACTATTCCAGAAAAATTAAAGCCGTTTTTGAAGAAGTATATGGAGAATCCAAAATATGTTCATATTGATCCTAAGACTACTACGCCTAAGAAAATTGAACATATTCTTATTCCGCTTAAATCAAGAACAAAGGCACATTTAACCTATAATATCTTAACTTCTATTAACCCTTATTTAGCTCTTGTATTCGCAAATACAAAGGAAAAAGTAGACGAGTATGCCGATGCACTCATTTCAAAGGGGTTAAAAGTTGCCAGATTTCACGGGGGATTAACGCCTCGAGAACGAAAAAGAATTATGAAGCAAATCCGTGACTTAGAATACCAATATGTCATTGCAACGGATTTGGCAGCTAGAGGAATTGATATTGAAGGTGTAAGTCATGTTATCAATATGGAAATTCCAAAAGATTTGGACTTTTATATCCATAGAACGGGTCGTACGGGTAGAGCCGATCTAGCAGGAATCGCTATTACCATTTATGAACCATCTGATGAACATGCTTTAAATGAACTAGAGAAAAGAGGCATTACATTCCAATCCAGAGATCTTGTAAAAGGTGAGTGGCAGGAGATTCCAGATCGAAATCGAAGAAAGAAAAGAGAACGAGCAGATGATGGTGTGGAACAGAAAGTAGCACACAGAGTTCGAAAGCCTGGAAAAGTAAAGCCAGGATATAAAAAGAAAATGAAATATGAAATAGAAAACCTGAAGAAAAAAGAGAGAAGAAAAAACGCTAGAAAGAAATAGTACGGGGAGAGTGAGCTATATGTTAAAAATTGGTTCTCATGTATCTATGAGTGGAAAGAAAATGTTACTATCAGCTAGTGAGGAAG
The genomic region above belongs to Bacillus carboniphilus and contains:
- a CDS encoding DEAD/DEAH box helicase, whose protein sequence is MKKHAFERFNLHPTFVEVIEKKGFYEPTDIQSKVIPLVLKKESIVGQSQTGTGKSHAYLLPVLSSINVENHEVQAVITAPTRELALQLFEHFKELVAPLPESEKITGKCLIGGTDKQRTIEKLDKQPQVIIGTPGRILDLVKEQALDIHKTNMLVVDEADIMLDMGFIHDVDQLAGRMPEKLQILVFSATIPEKLKPFLKKYMENPKYVHIDPKTTTPKKIEHILIPLKSRTKAHLTYNILTSINPYLALVFANTKEKVDEYADALISKGLKVARFHGGLTPRERKRIMKQIRDLEYQYVIATDLAARGIDIEGVSHVINMEIPKDLDFYIHRTGRTGRADLAGIAITIYEPSDEHALNELEKRGITFQSRDLVKGEWQEIPDRNRRKKRERADDGVEQKVAHRVRKPGKVKPGYKKKMKYEIENLKKKERRKNARKK
- the vrrA gene encoding VrrA/YqfQ family protein, whose translation is MPPRRVPPMMGHGRGLNQPQNPFMMQRPQRGPSPFGGRQSPPYNNGMRGFGMQAGRQPRGTGGGLLGKILGKNNPQASRGAGGGLLSRFLGGGSKGSGALSGFEAASRSGAGLSSLSQPGGLMNILNQTQSVLKTASQIGPMVQQYGPLVRNLPAMWKLYRGLKSASTEEDANETQADDKETKDESIDFESLDFESLEVSEPSIQEKKKKPKRSNKSKKNSGPKGSSLPKLYI
- a CDS encoding tRNA (adenine(22)-N(1))-methyltransferase TrmK; translation: MNIEQLSKRLETVFEYIPNQSTLADIGSDHAYLPCYAVLKGKVTYAIAGEVAEGPYQSAVNQVVDANLTKQIEVRKGDGLEVISSGEVSCVTIAGMGGTLIAKILEEGKSKLTSTMRLVLQPNIGSVNVRKWLQTNGWAIVNESILREDNHIYEVICADFQTTNALTEQELLMGPFLLKEKNEAFVQKWNEEKKQLHQILQSLDQAKETPEVREKKKKIVRDITLIEEGLK
- a CDS encoding Nif3-like dinuclear metal center hexameric protein, coding for MREVNGHQVIEVFEQFSPKRYAMEGDKIGLQVGDLSRKVTNVLVTLDVTPEVVDEAIEKDAQLIIAHHPPIFRPLGKLESGTIFEKLIKHDISVYAAHTNLDVATGGVNDLLSDALGLSNTKVLVPTYETPLKKLVVFVPVENAEELRIALGDAGAGFIGNYSHCSFSINGEGRFVPGDGTNPHIGEVGKLETVNEERVETIYPVTLEKQVLKAMFTTHPYEEVAYDIYPVDIKGETLGLGRIGTLEEAMTLKEFGEHVKKALDVSMVRVVGNLNDEIRKVAVLGGDGNKYYKHAIRQGADVYVTGDMYFHTAQDALQDGLNIVDPGHHVEKVMIKGVAKKMSELVPNQWGIQFIPSSVNTDPFQLV
- a CDS encoding 4-hydroxy-3-methylbut-2-enyl diphosphate reductase, whose product is MNVLKITPRGYCYGVVDAMVIARNASLDPTLPRPIYILGMIVHNKHVTDAFEQEGIITLDGNNRKEILEKVDKGTVIFTAHGVSPEVRKIAAERGLVTLDATCPDVTKTHDLILEKEKEGYEVVYIGKKGHPEPEGAVGVAPDIVHLVETIEDVEALNLQSDKIIVTNQTTMSQWDVAHIMERVIEKYPHAEKHREICLATQVRQEAVAEQAKEADVLIVVGDPKSNNSNRLAQVSEEIAGTKAYRISDISELEIDWIKDAKTVAVTAGASTPTPITKEVISFIEQFDPNDTSTWEKEKKVPLEKILPKVKKAKL